The genome window CTTTACCCCCAAGAGATTTGGGAATCTAAGGTGCactaagaagttaaaaaaaaaatggtaagagaTGATTATGAAAAGAGACCAAGTCATTTGCAGTTTGAACCCATCTGGAAACAGTGGTCAGGGGGGTAAAAAAAGAGGACAAATGTAATTTTCTGGTATCTTGAAAATCATCTGATGCATCCCACCCCCAACTATTTTATGGATTAGGAAGGTGAGACCCAGATGGGACATACAGCTAACAGTAGTGGGTGGTAGCCTTTCCATTCATCTTCTCTGGTACAGCAGAGGACAATGACTAGTCAAAGTGAAGAATGTGAATTATTGGATCTGAATCCAACTTCGGGTAAGTtacttggcctctctgtgcctgtttcctcagtTATAAAATTAGGTTAATAGTATCTACCAGATAGTTATGAAGCACAGTTAGGCAACTCTCAAGCTTCTGCTTATGTCTGGCATAGTTAGCACTCAAAAATGGTATTCCTCTATCCTCTTGACCTCATTTTCcttatatattgaaaatactaTTAATTACTCTTAATTGGAAAACTTGCTCCCGTTCCCTAGTGGAGTGCATGAGATTCACATGGGGGTTTTCAAATAACTCATATTTACGAGACCTATATTCCCCTCTTTaagacagtgtttctcaaatattGTTGCATGGGAATAACCAGTTTGTCAATATGCAGATCACCGGGTCCCAGTGGTCTGGAGTTGGCCCCAGGAATCCAAGTGTTAACTCCATCCTTGTGTAAATAGCCTACTAGACTCTGTGGGGGATGAGGGCAGAAAACCTAAGATTCTCCATTGTTACTGGAGGGCATGACAGGAGGTGACATCATCACTTATTGGGAACCAGTGAACCATATAACCTGCTTCCTTCTTGTCTGGACATTTTGATtctccagaattctcacctgagCATGAGCACTTCTGCTCCACCTTATACTGCCCTGCTCTACCCTCACCCCTCTAACTTGAAGCCCTGGCTTAAATTTCATTCCCCATGTATCTCCTCTCTCCTGTAGTCTTCACAATAATCCCAAGTAGCAGCAGCTGTGGTATGCAAGTAGTCACCAATTTCACTTGTTGGGACCTTGCTACAGGGGAAAGACCGATTGCCACAAGGGCATATGATCCCTGAATTGCAGGTCCACTGCATTTCATTTTGAACTTATTTCCAGAGAAGCCAGCAGTCCAAATTTTTGTGTCAAATTCCTGAACTTTTAACTACCATAAAATCcaattttttctaaaattctatgGGCCAAATCTACAGGTCTGTAGGAGTAATTCATTCCATTTCAGAGCCTCTGCGTTTAGCCAAGGTGGGGGGGAGGGTCCCCTTAAAATACCAAAGCAAAGCAGAGGTAAATTGAAGCAGGGGATCACTTGCCCCCACCCTCACCTTCTGCTGTAAAGGTCCTAAATCCAGTGAACTGGTCTGTCTGGGCAGGTAACTCaagcttttttttaatcttggacAGTAGCTATCTGTAATGAAGAACTCAGAATTTCAGGCAATTTAAGGGATATTAGTCTGTTGTCTCAGGATGGGCTGGAGTATTTGTGCTATAACCCCTAATTCTAATTTATACTCAATTACTAAACTTCCTGGGGGCAAAAATGCTTGAGGGCTATGAAGGTCTGGTGTGATCTTCCAGAGAAGGCAGCAGTGGGTGGCAGGTGGGAGAACTGGAAGTAGGGGAAATGGCTAAAGCAGGCAGTCTTCAGAGTGACTAGGAGCAAGTGCACCTTCAAATCAGATGGGCTACTTAACCTTGGCTGTGATCACTATAGAGTAGCATCAATCTCAGAATGCTGCAAATGGGGTCAACTTTGGAAAAGGATTTCTTCTGTGCGCTTTGGTCTCCATCCAAACTCTAGCACCATCCCACCCTTCAAGCTCACAGCCCAGAGTGGGTTAAAGCAGAGAACACAAGAAGCCAGCGTTTGACAGAAGGCCAGCACACAACTCTCGGGAATCAGAATAGAAGCCTAAACTCAGtgtggcccaggcagagccttGTCAGGTGATCTCTTCCCAAAACTTCTCAGAAGTAAATACTTCCCTGATTCAGCCACCGAGGCCTCCTTTCCTTTAGCCTGGGACTTTTAAAACTTCCACCAAAAATGTGAgcgtatatatgcacatatgcatgAACTTGTCCTGGGAGCTCCTAACTGGTTCTGTGGATGGCCAGGAATCCATATTtccattataaaatgttttttttctgtgtatcaggaaaaagatgctcaaaatccaACTCACACTTTATTGTGTGGCAGTCACAGTGGTGCCAGCCCCAACTTTTCCCATGTCACCCTCCATTCATCTAGGGCTCCACCGGCCTTTTTCATGTGTGTCACATGTTAAGATGAAAGTCCATTAAGATCTTCTGCTCCCTTTTTTCTTGAGTGCACAGCCGGGCTTGTAAAATTTGAATCTAAAGAATTCATATTTGTCTCTTAATTGGTGATGGTGAGGAACACTAACAGCGTGGAGGTTCCAGGGTAGAgaaaaggggagggaagagactACAGAAGCTGCCCAAAGGTCATGTAGGGGATGTAAGGGATCTTTCACTTTGCAAACTGGTCCAAGAAAGTGAGGTAGGCCTGGCGTTGGGGTGCAGCTGCTGGAATGAAGTGGCCACCAGAATGGGTGAGGGTGATGGCTCCAGCAAATCGGCCAGCCAGTTGCATACTTGCCTGAGAGGGGATGATGCGGTCAGTGTCACCAAAAACATGGAGTGAAGGCAGTGACAAGGGGCTCTGCAGGATGGATTCCTTGAAGCCAAGGCCTCGGGGACAGAAACCAGATACCAGGATGATAAACCGTGGCAAAGGGAAGCGGGAATCCCCAGCCTGGCCAAGCGCACACACCTGGGCTGCTAGCGCGGCCCCCTGGCTGAAACCAAGGATCCCATCAAAAGGCCCCAGCTTGGTCAGCGCCTGTGCCACCGTCCCCAGGGCTTCCTCCAGACCTCTGCACACCGCGGGCTCTTTCAGTGCAGAGAAAACATCTGTCTCCTGTTCTGAAAACCACCAGCCTCGAGGCTGCTCCTCCGGAAGGCAGGGCCCTACGGCGATATGATGGGGAAGATAAGGTTAGGGAAAGAGGGAAT of Manis javanica isolate MJ-LG chromosome 4, MJ_LKY, whole genome shotgun sequence contains these proteins:
- the OVCA2 gene encoding esterase OVCA2, which codes for MAEKQSLRLLCLAGFRQSERGFREKTGALRKALRGRAELVCLSGPHLVADAAGPESVGPDSGPCLPEEQPRGWWFSEQETDVFSALKEPAVCRGLEEALGTVAQALTKLGPFDGILGFSQGAALAAQVCALGQAGDSRFPLPRFIILVSGFCPRGLGFKESILQSPLSLPSLHVFGDTDRIIPSQASMQLAGRFAGAITLTHSGGHFIPAAAPQRQAYLTFLDQFAK